From Corynebacterium pseudotuberculosis:
AAGACCGGCTTCTTCCTCCAGCTCACGCTGCGCTGCTCTTAGAGGTGACTCATCTGCAATATCGAGCAAGCCGGCAGGAAGCTCCCACAGATGTTGCCCAACGCTATGACGATATTGTTTTATCATCGCGATTTTTTCATCTTGAACGGCAGCAACTGCGACTGCTCCAAAATGCTCAACAATTTCACGATATGCGTTGGAGTTATTCGGCATAGTGACAGAATCGCGACGAACCGCCAAAATCGGAGCATCTATAAGCAACTCAGAGCTTGTAACAGTAAAATGATGAGCCATAGTACTCAACTTTAATAGCATTCGCGCATATCAATAAGCTTACTAATACGCGCGACACAATACTTATTGTTTATCCTCACTCGGAGCCGGCGCCGTAGCATCGGCGTTTCCTGCAGCGCCATAGGCCCCAGCGCCACCTGAAAGCTGTTCTTTAAGAGCTAAGATGGTGGCAATTCTTCCCCAGGAACGGTCAATAGAGTCCACTGAAGAAACTTGAGAAGCCGCCTTCTTATTAGCGCGTAATTTCCCTATTGCTCCACTATCGGCCGCCATATGAATCCGGCCGGCAAGTACAACACCAGAACCACGCGCATCAAGAGCTTCCACAAAAGATACTTGGTTTTTTACCACAAAATCTGCTCCGGCACCGTCGCTATCTCCGCCCAGAACCACAACAGCTTGAGCTGGCAAAATCGTTCCTTCTTCATAAGAAAGATATCCGCCCTCCCGCAGAGCGTTAAGGACTAGATTTCGCTCATCACGAGTCGCCTGTTCTTTGGCATCTTGCGGATTAAGCGTTAAGGCGCTCCCCAACACCTCACCGGCATGCGTCCCCGGATCAAGTTTATCTGTGGATAATTGGGCACCAGCTGGCAAAACCGTAGAAACGATGTTTTTTAACCCGTCTGCTCCATCCTGAGTAAAAAATTTTTCACTCAACGAGATCGTTCCTGAGTTAATCGCTCCAGCTCTCTTAAGATCCTCTCCCAGGGCTTTTGCGTCCT
This genomic window contains:
- a CDS encoding copper transporter — its product is MARKSGHSAAVTAGLAFGLAIGLGLGTYVLSPNLSGGSGQQRFTLEKERNEARERADIQAAQASSADHFVDTLAASVLPGSLKERPILLIRMAGSSDEDAKALGEDLKRAGAINSGTISLSEKFFTQDGADGLKNIVSTVLPAGAQLSTDKLDPGTHAGEVLGSALTLNPQDAKEQATRDERNLVLNALREGGYLSYEEGTILPAQAVVVLGGDSDGAGADFVVKNQVSFVEALDARGSGVVLAGRIHMAADSGAIGKLRANKKAASQVSSVDSIDRSWGRIATILALKEQLSGGAGAYGAAGNADATAPAPSEDKQ